From Topomyia yanbarensis strain Yona2022 chromosome 1, ASM3024719v1, whole genome shotgun sequence, one genomic window encodes:
- the LOC131688497 gene encoding transcription factor btd, translating into MMASPSFMTQYHNHHQWNSSSQTQLSPLNILPYQYPPQPPSVSSLGSVASLGSAGLSPTQSIASSNGGGGGGGGGGGGGGAGTSTASSSFSTTGGGGSNAASPDVTSAAAAAAVAATTAYGFGAMVQQSPATAAALEMTARTQQMHYPSYQYPAASYYNNMASNPWFAQESMYQGWHGEAYGLKLEDYSHQTQAQRRCARCTCPNCINELSGLPPVVGPDEKGKRQHICHIPGCEKIYGKTSHLKAHLRWHTGERPFLCKWLFCGKRFTRSDELQRHFRTHTGEKRFTCSICSKKFMRSDHLAKHVKTHENKAKKIAKKSEKADEAKLKKDDVRLGKIVEGGGKRQLEVADKSGQLTVPKVKKSKAVEQPEDINANIRMPHIKQEKGYDCGGKTMFSGMGEYGQGGGYQSPAVNYHHHPSSYFQSAFLQDATVPSKNLFHNPYCDSSFQSRTNLFSTSTSSSGGDSLERRISGSNNNNNNNASEVSNSLVKLEEYTNSHSLLNNDNGASGGGGHQQRSTSSSNASSNLLPHSQAQVYHINADLASNYAAAYSNVKLGAASAYHHHHPSHPHHHHHHHQHAGSTGSSYDSSSTSINESNNNNNNNNGTSPVASAIPSAASAYNMMMNNYTIHHHHHHHQQQLQQQQQQQQHQQEIELFK; encoded by the exons ATGATGGCCTCACCGAGTTTTATGACCCAGTATCACAATCATCATCAGTGGAACAGTAGCAGCCAGACGCAG CTATCACCCCTCAACATCCTACCCTACCAGTACCCACCCCAGCCGCCCTCCGTCAGCAGTCTCGGTTCGGTAGCATCTCTCGGATCGGCCGGCCTTTCACCGACCCAATCGATCGCATCCTCCAacggaggaggaggaggaggcgGTGGCGGCGGCGGAGGAGGAGGTGCCGGTACTAGCACTGCCAGCAGCAGTTTCAGCACTACCGGCGGAGGCGGCTCAAACGCCGCCAGCCCAGACGTGACCAGCGCGGCAGCAGCGGCTGCCGTTGCCGCCACGACCGCGTACGGTTTCGGCGCAATGGTCCAGCAAAGTCCGGCTACGGCTGCGGCCCTTGAAATGACGGCACG AACCCAACAAATGCACTACCCTTCCTACCAGTACCCGGCGGCTAGCTACTACAACAACATGGCCAGCAATCCGTGGTTCGCCCAGGAATCCATGTACCAGGGCTGGCACGGAGAAGCCTATGGACTTAAGCTGGAAGATTACTCACATCAAACTCAGGCGCAGCGACGCTGCGCTCGCTGTACCTGTCCGAACTGTATCAACGAATTGTCCGGGTTGCCGCCGGTCGTCGGTCCCGATGAGAAGGGAAAGCGACAGCACATTTGTCACATACCGGGTTGCGAGAAAATCTACGGCAAAACGAGTCACCTGAAGGCGCATCTACGGTGGCACACCGGTGAACGGCCGTTCCTGTGCAAGTGGTTGTTCTGTGGAAAACGGTTCACCCGGTCGGATGAGCTGCAGCGACATTTCCGGACGCATACCGGCGAGAAACGGTTCACGTGTAGTATCTGCAGTAAGAAGTTTATGAGAAGTGACCATTTGGCGAAGCACGTGAAAACACACGAGAATAAGGCGAAGAAGATTGCTAAGAAAAGTGAGAAGGCGGATGAGGCGAAGCTTAAGAAGGATGATGTCCGGTTGGGGAAGATAGTTGAAGGAGGAGGGAAGAGGCAGTTGGAGGTAGCGGATAAGAGTGGGCAGTTGACGGTGCCCAAGGTGAAGAAGTCGAAGGCGGTTGAGCAACCGGAAGATATCAATGCGAATATAAGGATGCCTCATATTAAACAGGAGAAGGGGTATGATTGCGGTGGAAAAACTATGTTCTCGGGAATGGGAGAGTACGGACAGGGCGGTGGCTATCAGTCACCGGCGGTTAACTATCACCACCATCCGTCTTCGTACTTCCAGAGTGCGTTTCTGCAGGACGCGACAGTTCCGAGTAAAAACCTGTTTCACAATCCCTACTGCGATAGCAGTTTCCAGAGTCGAACGAATCTGTTCTCTACCTCGACGAGTAGCAGCGGTGGTGATTCGCTAGAACGAAGAATCAGCGGcagtaacaacaacaataacaacaacgcAAGCGAAGTTAGCAATAGTCTAGTGAAGTTGGAAGAGTACACGAATAGTCATAGTTTACTGAACAACGATAACGGTGCCAGCGGCGGCGGCGGCCATCAACAGCGGAGTACTAGCAGCTCTAACGCCAGCAGTAATCTACTACCTCACTCGCAAGCTCAAGTGTACCACATCAACGCGGATCTAGCGTCCAATTATGCGGCAGCCTACTCGAATGTGAAATTAGGAGCGGCTTCAGCGTACCATCATCACCATCCAAGTCACccgcatcatcatcatcatcaccatcaacacGCTGGCAGCACTGGCAGTAGTTATGACAGCAGCAGTACTAGCATCAACGAatcaaacaataataataataataataacggtACCTCACCAGTGGCGTCAGCGATTCCGTCGGCAGCATCCGCGTACAATATGATGATGAACAATTACAcaatccatcatcatcaccatcatcatcaacagcaactgcagcagcagcagcagcaacaacagcatcAGCAGGAGATCGAACTCTTCAAATAA